One Castanea sativa cultivar Marrone di Chiusa Pesio chromosome 4, ASM4071231v1 DNA window includes the following coding sequences:
- the LOC142630270 gene encoding uncharacterized protein LOC142630270 isoform X2 has product MEVTEEQRKRAESNRLAALAKRKALLESSSHHHHHHHQQPPQNPWKLFKCRKLSPELASNSTTKTGDAEFSKPRPEPTVLSNPVPPPRPPDKFRVRLEVCSPDSFSATPEPLRDFAYPGDDQCLQRLTDCLSNVMPSHYTQNHSGGKACVYKLGDYYSILRCLKSWKSVEVEEIPWGTFNVIERLSHSFIAGRWLPCRPEHLSDEQVEELIGKMPKTLHDTLLPFQFDGVRFALRRGGRCLIADEMGLGKTLQAIAIASCFMNEGSILVVCPAVLRIPWAEELERWLPLCSTSDIHLVFGHRDNPAHLKRCPRVVVISYKMLHHLRKSMLDREWALLIIDESHHVRCSKKASEPEEIKAVLDVAMKVKRIVLLSGTPSLSRPYDIFHQINMLWPGLLGMNKFEFAKTYCAVRVVRDSQGKFYQDFSKGIRLEELNVLLRQTIMIRRLKQHLLVQLPPLRRQIVRLLLKSSDIVSAKAAVAEKKVVNRDTDASGKSVAEDMTSEIFIENDGSGNRCKSAKLSYEELGVAKLSGFRDWLSLHPLLAESDGVEDLDLHPSSQRMIIFAHHHMVLDGIQEFICEKGISFVRIDGKTLDKDRQTAVQTFQSSTEVKIAIIGLTAGGVGLDFSSARNVVFLELPKDPSWLNQGESRAHRRGQTRAVNVYIFCAKETIDESHWQKLNTSLRQVSSTTDGKYDAVQEILVEGISYLETSGETDRSCEDQILGKAACDTLSAETMKLPDSGSAEDLWPFEASGEVAPKISDRFEELCISDCGSSGEKDDLHNNAHKVSATAIVKGPVSKGTLEDSDAEIGSAGKVSPCKLNEGSEDTERQEKEFTFHPPTVVDDVRPIQQIETNESCFDQVGFLRFEVSQYTGRIHLYSCIPGTDLRPRPLFENFRREELDSLNSQTAENNKGATIKGNPSYRHILMAFVNEWNNLRPIDRRKLVGKPLQLPLAVELGYLSEGINHNNGGLLKGGSKRRNTPLYEISQPLPSNAVWKKVNLCSSYGKKEKEYTQGWTLTDEPLCKLCQEPCMGNNAKTPEFFEDLFCNLGCYEDYRLRTSNQSIRQGLFEIEHGVCTHCQLDCHKLVKHIRPLSLARRQEYIEKVAPNVARRKNLLDKLVNDPTEGNAWHADHIVPVYQGGGECRLENMRTLCIACHSEVTAAQCAERRSTRAKAKKQLKVILSELRNVQSTEGTNANSEDHGHLQKQENILEDELLVNVPGSAYSGEKGAIAGNEVLEECKSQ; this is encoded by the exons ATGGAGGTCACGGAGGAGCAGCGAAAGCGAGCGGAGTCGAACCGCCTCGCCGCCCTAGCCAAACGCAAGGCCCTTCTAGAATCTTCctctcaccaccaccaccaccaccaccaacaaccgCCGCAAAATCCATGGAAGCTCTTCAAGTGCCGAAAGCTCTCCCCCGAACTCGCTTCCAATTCCACTACCAAGACCGGCGATGCTGAATTCTCTAAACCGAGGCCCGAACCTACTGTTCTATCCAACCCTGTTCCGCCGCCCCGCCCGCCCGATAAGTTCCGGGTCAGGCTCGAGGTATGTTCGCCCGACTCGTTCTCCGCCACGCCCGAACCCCTGCGGGACTTTGCGTATCCCGGAGACGACCAGTGCTTGCAGAGACTCACCGATTGCTTGTCCAAT GTCATGCCATCGCACTACACGCAAAATCACAGTGGTGGGAAGGCGTGTGTTTATAAGCTAGGGGATTATTATTCTATTTTGAGATGCTTAAAGAGTTGGAAAAGCGTTGAGGTTGAAGAGATACCTTGGGGGACATTTAATGTTATCGAGAGGCTTTCTCATTCCTTTATTGCTGGAAGGTGGTTACCATGCAGGCCGGAACACTTGTCTGATGAGCAGGTTGAGGAGTTGATTGGGAAGATGCCAAAGACATTGCATGATACGCTCTTGCCCTTCCAATTTGATGGTGTGAGATTTGCTTTGCGGAGGGGTGGTCGGTGCCTTATTGCAGATGAAATGGGCCTTGGAAAGACACTGCAG GCTATTGCTATTGCAAGCTGTTTCATGAATGAAGGTTCTATACTTGTTGTTTGCCCAGCTGTTTTGCGCATTCCATGGGCAGAAGAATTGGAACGTTGGCTTCCCTTATGTTCAACTTCTGATATCCACCTTG TTTTTGGTCATCGAGATAATCCTGCCCATTTAAAGAGATGCCCTAGAGTTGTGGTTATTTCTTACAAAATGCTTCACCATTTGCGGAAAAGCATGCTTGATCGAGAATGggctttattaataattgatgAATCTCACCATGTTCGGTGTTCTAAGAAAGCGTCTGAACCAGAAGAG ATAAAAGCTGTCCTTGATGTGGCTATGAAGGTCAAGCGAATAGTTCTACTGTCTGGGACACCTTCTTTGTCGAG GCCATATGACATTTTTCATCAGATAAACATGCTATG GCCTGGTCTACTGGGAATGAACAAATTTGAGTTTGCAAAAACTTACTGTGCTGTCAGAGTTGTCCGTGATTCTCAAGGGAAGTTTTATCAG GATTTCTCAAAGGGAATTCGCTTGGAAGAGTTGAATGTGTTACTTAGGCAAACTATTATG ATAAGACGTCTGAAGCAACATCTGCTAGTACAGTTACCACCTCTACGCCGGCAAATTGTAAGATTGTTGTTGAAGAGTTCAGATATAGTTTCAGCCAAGGCTGCTGTTGCTGAAAAAAAAGTGGTGAATAGGGATACTGATGCTTCTGGAAAAAGTGTTGCTGAAGATATGACTTCggaaatttttattgaaaatgatg GTAGTGGGAATCGTTGCAAATCAGCGAAGCTCTCCTACGAAGAACTTGGTGTTGCCAAGCTCTCTGGGTTTCGTGATTGGCTTTCCCTCCATCCACTTCTTGCAGAGTCAGATGGTGTGGAAGATTTGGATTTACACCCCAGTTCTCAGAGGATGATAATTTTTGCACATCATCATATGGTCCTTGATGGAATACAG GAATTTATATGTGAGAAGGGGATCAGTTTTGTCCGCATTGATGGAAAGACACTTGACAAAGATAGGCAAACTGCTGTACAGACTTTCCAATCATCAACTGAG GTTAAGATTGCAATAATTGGTTTAACTGCTGGAGGTGTTGGACTTGATTTTTCATCAGCGCGAAATGTCGTGTTCTTGGAGTTGCCAAAGGACCCATCATGGTTGAATCAG GGTGAGTCTAGAGCTCACAGGCGAGGGCAAACAAGAGCAGTCAACGTGTACATTTTTTGTGCAAAG GAAACCATAGATGAGTCACATTGGCAAAAGTTAAACACGAGTTTACGTCAGGTTTCATCTACAACAGATGGAAAATATGATGCCGTACAAGAGATACTG GTTGAAGGTATCTCTTATTTGGAAACATCTGGTGAGACTGATAGAAGTTGTGAAGATCAGATTCTGGGGAAAGCAGCATGTGATACACTTTCTGCAGAGACAATGAAGTTGCCAGACTCTGGCTCAGCTGAGGATTTGTGGCCGTTTGAAGCATCTGGTGAAGTAGCTCCAAAAATAAGTGATAGatttgaagaactttgcatATCTGATTGTGGCAGTTCAGGCGAAAAGGATGACCTCCACAATAAT GCTCATAAGGTTTCTGCTACGGCAATAGTTAAAGGTCCAGTTTCAAAGGGAACACTGGAAGATTCTGACGCTGAAATTGGAAGTGCTGGCAAAGTCTCTCCTTGTAAGCTGAATGAGGGCAGCGAAGATACAGAGAGACAGGAAAAG GAATTCACATTCCACCCTCCAACAGTAGTAGATGATGTTAGACCTATTCAGCAAATTGAAACTAATGAAAGCTGCTTTGACCAAGTAGGCTTTTTGCGGTTTGAG GTGAGCCAATATACTGGGAGGATCCACTTGTATTCTTGCATTCCTGGGACAGATCTGAGACCAAGGCCACTTTTTGAGAATTTCCGGCGGGAGGAACTTGATTCTCTTAATTCTCAAACTGCTGAGAATAACAAAGGAGCAACGATCAAGGGCAACCCATCATATAGGCATATTCTTATGGCGTTTGTTAACGAGTGGAATAACTTGAGGCCCATTGACCGACGAAAGTTAGTCGGGAAACCTTTGCAACTTCCCCTGGCTGTTGAGTTGGGCTACTTGAGTGAAGGCATTAACCACAACAATGGG GGACTGCTCAAGGGTGGAAGCAAGCGACGGAATACACCTTTATATGAGATTAGTCAGCCTTTACCATCAAATGCTGTGTGGAAAAAGGTTAATTTATGTAGCAGCTATGGCAAAAAGGAGAAGGAATACACCCAGGGATGGACACTGACAGATGAACCTCTCTGTAAACTCTGTCAGGAACCATGCAT GGGCAACAACGCCAAGACACCGGAATTTTTTGAGGATCTTTTTTGTAATCTAGGCTGCTATGAAGACTATCGATTAAGAACTAGCAATCAATCCATCCGTCAG ggTCTTTTTGAAATAGAACATGGTGTCTGTACACATTGCCAGTTAGACTGTCATAAGCTTGTGAAGCACATAAGACCTTTATCATTGGCAAGACGACAAGAGTATATTGAGAAAGTAGCACCAAATGTGGCTAGGCGAAAGAACTT GCTTGATAAGCTTGTTAATGATCCCACTGAGGGCAACGCATGGCATGCAGACCACATTGTTCCTGTCTACCAAGGAGGAG GTGAATGCAGGCTAGAGAACATGAGGACTCTTTGTATTGCATGTCATTCTGAAGTTACAGCAGCACAATGTGCTGAACGACGCTCAACAAGGGCCAAAGCTAAGAAACAACTCAAAGTTATTCTGAGTGAACTCAGAAATGTTCAGAGCACTGAAGGGACAAATGCTAATTCTGAG GACCACGGGCATTTACAGAAACAGGAGAACATTTTGGAGGATGAGCTTTTGGTTAATGTTCCTGGCAGTGCCTATTCTGGAGAGAAAGGTGCAATTGCTGGAAATGAAGTCTTGGAAGAATGCAAATCTCAGTAA
- the LOC142630270 gene encoding uncharacterized protein LOC142630270 isoform X1 — MEVTEEQRKRAESNRLAALAKRKALLESSSHHHHHHHQQPPQNPWKLFKCRKLSPELASNSTTKTGDAEFSKPRPEPTVLSNPVPPPRPPDKFRVRLEVCSPDSFSATPEPLRDFAYPGDDQCLQRLTDCLSNVMPSHYTQNHSGGKACVYKLGDYYSILRCLKSWKSVEVEEIPWGTFNVIERLSHSFIAGRWLPCRPEHLSDEQVEELIGKMPKTLHDTLLPFQFDGVRFALRRGGRCLIADEMGLGKTLQAIAIASCFMNEGSILVVCPAVLRIPWAEELERWLPLCSTSDIHLVFGHRDNPAHLKRCPRVVVISYKMLHHLRKSMLDREWALLIIDESHHVRCSKKASEPEEIKAVLDVAMKVKRIVLLSGTPSLSRLPYDIFHQINMLWPGLLGMNKFEFAKTYCAVRVVRDSQGKFYQDFSKGIRLEELNVLLRQTIMIRRLKQHLLVQLPPLRRQIVRLLLKSSDIVSAKAAVAEKKVVNRDTDASGKSVAEDMTSEIFIENDGSGNRCKSAKLSYEELGVAKLSGFRDWLSLHPLLAESDGVEDLDLHPSSQRMIIFAHHHMVLDGIQEFICEKGISFVRIDGKTLDKDRQTAVQTFQSSTEVKIAIIGLTAGGVGLDFSSARNVVFLELPKDPSWLNQGESRAHRRGQTRAVNVYIFCAKETIDESHWQKLNTSLRQVSSTTDGKYDAVQEILVEGISYLETSGETDRSCEDQILGKAACDTLSAETMKLPDSGSAEDLWPFEASGEVAPKISDRFEELCISDCGSSGEKDDLHNNAHKVSATAIVKGPVSKGTLEDSDAEIGSAGKVSPCKLNEGSEDTERQEKEFTFHPPTVVDDVRPIQQIETNESCFDQVGFLRFEVSQYTGRIHLYSCIPGTDLRPRPLFENFRREELDSLNSQTAENNKGATIKGNPSYRHILMAFVNEWNNLRPIDRRKLVGKPLQLPLAVELGYLSEGINHNNGGLLKGGSKRRNTPLYEISQPLPSNAVWKKVNLCSSYGKKEKEYTQGWTLTDEPLCKLCQEPCMGNNAKTPEFFEDLFCNLGCYEDYRLRTSNQSIRQGLFEIEHGVCTHCQLDCHKLVKHIRPLSLARRQEYIEKVAPNVARRKNLLDKLVNDPTEGNAWHADHIVPVYQGGGECRLENMRTLCIACHSEVTAAQCAERRSTRAKAKKQLKVILSELRNVQSTEGTNANSEDHGHLQKQENILEDELLVNVPGSAYSGEKGAIAGNEVLEECKSQ, encoded by the exons ATGGAGGTCACGGAGGAGCAGCGAAAGCGAGCGGAGTCGAACCGCCTCGCCGCCCTAGCCAAACGCAAGGCCCTTCTAGAATCTTCctctcaccaccaccaccaccaccaccaacaaccgCCGCAAAATCCATGGAAGCTCTTCAAGTGCCGAAAGCTCTCCCCCGAACTCGCTTCCAATTCCACTACCAAGACCGGCGATGCTGAATTCTCTAAACCGAGGCCCGAACCTACTGTTCTATCCAACCCTGTTCCGCCGCCCCGCCCGCCCGATAAGTTCCGGGTCAGGCTCGAGGTATGTTCGCCCGACTCGTTCTCCGCCACGCCCGAACCCCTGCGGGACTTTGCGTATCCCGGAGACGACCAGTGCTTGCAGAGACTCACCGATTGCTTGTCCAAT GTCATGCCATCGCACTACACGCAAAATCACAGTGGTGGGAAGGCGTGTGTTTATAAGCTAGGGGATTATTATTCTATTTTGAGATGCTTAAAGAGTTGGAAAAGCGTTGAGGTTGAAGAGATACCTTGGGGGACATTTAATGTTATCGAGAGGCTTTCTCATTCCTTTATTGCTGGAAGGTGGTTACCATGCAGGCCGGAACACTTGTCTGATGAGCAGGTTGAGGAGTTGATTGGGAAGATGCCAAAGACATTGCATGATACGCTCTTGCCCTTCCAATTTGATGGTGTGAGATTTGCTTTGCGGAGGGGTGGTCGGTGCCTTATTGCAGATGAAATGGGCCTTGGAAAGACACTGCAG GCTATTGCTATTGCAAGCTGTTTCATGAATGAAGGTTCTATACTTGTTGTTTGCCCAGCTGTTTTGCGCATTCCATGGGCAGAAGAATTGGAACGTTGGCTTCCCTTATGTTCAACTTCTGATATCCACCTTG TTTTTGGTCATCGAGATAATCCTGCCCATTTAAAGAGATGCCCTAGAGTTGTGGTTATTTCTTACAAAATGCTTCACCATTTGCGGAAAAGCATGCTTGATCGAGAATGggctttattaataattgatgAATCTCACCATGTTCGGTGTTCTAAGAAAGCGTCTGAACCAGAAGAG ATAAAAGCTGTCCTTGATGTGGCTATGAAGGTCAAGCGAATAGTTCTACTGTCTGGGACACCTTCTTTGTCGAGGTT GCCATATGACATTTTTCATCAGATAAACATGCTATG GCCTGGTCTACTGGGAATGAACAAATTTGAGTTTGCAAAAACTTACTGTGCTGTCAGAGTTGTCCGTGATTCTCAAGGGAAGTTTTATCAG GATTTCTCAAAGGGAATTCGCTTGGAAGAGTTGAATGTGTTACTTAGGCAAACTATTATG ATAAGACGTCTGAAGCAACATCTGCTAGTACAGTTACCACCTCTACGCCGGCAAATTGTAAGATTGTTGTTGAAGAGTTCAGATATAGTTTCAGCCAAGGCTGCTGTTGCTGAAAAAAAAGTGGTGAATAGGGATACTGATGCTTCTGGAAAAAGTGTTGCTGAAGATATGACTTCggaaatttttattgaaaatgatg GTAGTGGGAATCGTTGCAAATCAGCGAAGCTCTCCTACGAAGAACTTGGTGTTGCCAAGCTCTCTGGGTTTCGTGATTGGCTTTCCCTCCATCCACTTCTTGCAGAGTCAGATGGTGTGGAAGATTTGGATTTACACCCCAGTTCTCAGAGGATGATAATTTTTGCACATCATCATATGGTCCTTGATGGAATACAG GAATTTATATGTGAGAAGGGGATCAGTTTTGTCCGCATTGATGGAAAGACACTTGACAAAGATAGGCAAACTGCTGTACAGACTTTCCAATCATCAACTGAG GTTAAGATTGCAATAATTGGTTTAACTGCTGGAGGTGTTGGACTTGATTTTTCATCAGCGCGAAATGTCGTGTTCTTGGAGTTGCCAAAGGACCCATCATGGTTGAATCAG GGTGAGTCTAGAGCTCACAGGCGAGGGCAAACAAGAGCAGTCAACGTGTACATTTTTTGTGCAAAG GAAACCATAGATGAGTCACATTGGCAAAAGTTAAACACGAGTTTACGTCAGGTTTCATCTACAACAGATGGAAAATATGATGCCGTACAAGAGATACTG GTTGAAGGTATCTCTTATTTGGAAACATCTGGTGAGACTGATAGAAGTTGTGAAGATCAGATTCTGGGGAAAGCAGCATGTGATACACTTTCTGCAGAGACAATGAAGTTGCCAGACTCTGGCTCAGCTGAGGATTTGTGGCCGTTTGAAGCATCTGGTGAAGTAGCTCCAAAAATAAGTGATAGatttgaagaactttgcatATCTGATTGTGGCAGTTCAGGCGAAAAGGATGACCTCCACAATAAT GCTCATAAGGTTTCTGCTACGGCAATAGTTAAAGGTCCAGTTTCAAAGGGAACACTGGAAGATTCTGACGCTGAAATTGGAAGTGCTGGCAAAGTCTCTCCTTGTAAGCTGAATGAGGGCAGCGAAGATACAGAGAGACAGGAAAAG GAATTCACATTCCACCCTCCAACAGTAGTAGATGATGTTAGACCTATTCAGCAAATTGAAACTAATGAAAGCTGCTTTGACCAAGTAGGCTTTTTGCGGTTTGAG GTGAGCCAATATACTGGGAGGATCCACTTGTATTCTTGCATTCCTGGGACAGATCTGAGACCAAGGCCACTTTTTGAGAATTTCCGGCGGGAGGAACTTGATTCTCTTAATTCTCAAACTGCTGAGAATAACAAAGGAGCAACGATCAAGGGCAACCCATCATATAGGCATATTCTTATGGCGTTTGTTAACGAGTGGAATAACTTGAGGCCCATTGACCGACGAAAGTTAGTCGGGAAACCTTTGCAACTTCCCCTGGCTGTTGAGTTGGGCTACTTGAGTGAAGGCATTAACCACAACAATGGG GGACTGCTCAAGGGTGGAAGCAAGCGACGGAATACACCTTTATATGAGATTAGTCAGCCTTTACCATCAAATGCTGTGTGGAAAAAGGTTAATTTATGTAGCAGCTATGGCAAAAAGGAGAAGGAATACACCCAGGGATGGACACTGACAGATGAACCTCTCTGTAAACTCTGTCAGGAACCATGCAT GGGCAACAACGCCAAGACACCGGAATTTTTTGAGGATCTTTTTTGTAATCTAGGCTGCTATGAAGACTATCGATTAAGAACTAGCAATCAATCCATCCGTCAG ggTCTTTTTGAAATAGAACATGGTGTCTGTACACATTGCCAGTTAGACTGTCATAAGCTTGTGAAGCACATAAGACCTTTATCATTGGCAAGACGACAAGAGTATATTGAGAAAGTAGCACCAAATGTGGCTAGGCGAAAGAACTT GCTTGATAAGCTTGTTAATGATCCCACTGAGGGCAACGCATGGCATGCAGACCACATTGTTCCTGTCTACCAAGGAGGAG GTGAATGCAGGCTAGAGAACATGAGGACTCTTTGTATTGCATGTCATTCTGAAGTTACAGCAGCACAATGTGCTGAACGACGCTCAACAAGGGCCAAAGCTAAGAAACAACTCAAAGTTATTCTGAGTGAACTCAGAAATGTTCAGAGCACTGAAGGGACAAATGCTAATTCTGAG GACCACGGGCATTTACAGAAACAGGAGAACATTTTGGAGGATGAGCTTTTGGTTAATGTTCCTGGCAGTGCCTATTCTGGAGAGAAAGGTGCAATTGCTGGAAATGAAGTCTTGGAAGAATGCAAATCTCAGTAA